The window TATCATCGGCTCGGCTTTCACGGAAATCAATTACAGCGAGAATGGCTCCGGCATAAAAAAACTTATGTTCACCGGTGATATTGGCAGACGTGATATTCCGATTCTCAAAGACCCGGTTACTATTAAAGACATCGATTATTTAATTACCGAAAGCACCTACGGCGACCGCCTGCATCCGCCTGCCGCTGATGCAAAGGCAGAGCTGAAAAAAGTCGTTGATACGATTTGCCAGACGAAAGGCAAAATTATAATTCCTGCGTTTAGCGTCGGAAGAACACAATATCTTGTTTATATGCTTAATAAGCTTTATACCGAAGGGCAGATAAAATCGATTCCGATTTATGTCGATTCGCCGCTGTCGAGCGCCGCTACGGCAGTTTACAGCAAGCACAGAGAATGCTGGGACGCCGCGGCGGTGGAGTTTCTCATCAACGACAAAAAGCCGTTTGATTTCGAGAATATGCACTACACCGAAAGCGTCGTCGAATCAATGGCATTAAACGCGATGAACGGCCCGATGATTATTATCTCCGCATCTGGAATGTGTGAAGCGGGCAGAATCCTGCACCATCTGCGGAATAATATTGAAGACCCGAAAAATATCGTGCTGATTGTCGGCTATATGGCTGAAAACACTCTCGGCAGAAGAATCGCAGAACATCAAAGGGACGTGAAGATTTTCGGTAATTTCGTTTCGCTTCGTGCGAAGGTAATTGAGATAGCCGCGTTAAGTGCG of the Planctomycetaceae bacterium genome contains:
- a CDS encoding MBL fold metallo-hydrolase gives rise to the protein MKLTFHGAAGEVTGSSHIVTINGKNILLDCGLFQGRRKEAFEKNRHFLIDPKTIDVMLLSHAHMDHSGNIPTLVKKGFRGKIFCTDATADLCKVMLQDCARIQVHDIEFVNKKRIRAGKNPFEPLYTPDDATRAIEHLVSQPYSKPFKIFDNVEVTFHDAGHIIGSAFTEINYSENGSGIKKLMFTGDIGRRDIPILKDPVTIKDIDYLITESTYGDRLHPPAADAKAELKKVVDTICQTKGKIIIPAFSVGRTQYLVYMLNKLYTEGQIKSIPIYVDSPLSSAATAVYSKHRECWDAAAVEFLINDKKPFDFENMHYTESVVESMALNAMNGPMIIISASGMCEAGRILHHLRNNIEDPKNIVLIVGYMAENTLGRRIAEHQRDVKIFGNFVSLRAKVIEIAALSAHADEAEMLEYFHSCGPSHIRHAFCVHGEQNALDHFSKSLLASGMQNVSVPTPGQVFDL